From a single Cydia amplana chromosome 22, ilCydAmpl1.1, whole genome shotgun sequence genomic region:
- the LOC134658349 gene encoding Na(+)/H(+) exchange regulatory cofactor NHE-RF2, with protein sequence MAANGAAQPEPRLCHVRKVPDFDGYGFNLHAEKGKPGQYIGKVDEGSPAETAGLKRGDRILEVNGNSIAGESHKQVVQRIKERSDDAELLVAAPAPGDSLPDLDAPPTAPAANTPSPTPADSAPVPLNLQMTAAEMRAHLANKKKFDPKKVPMDLKDKFDLVKKL encoded by the coding sequence ATGGCCGCCAACGGCGCTGCTCAGCCGGAGCCCCGGCTCTGCCACGTGCGGAAAGTCCCCGACTTCGACGGCTACGGATTCAACCTACACGCTGAAAAGGGGAAACCTGGCCAGTACATCGGCAAGGTCGACGAAGGATCCCCGGCGGAGACGGCGGGCCTGAAGCGCGGCGACAGGATCCTTGAAGTTAATGGAAACAGCATCGCCGGCGAGAGCCACAAGCAGGTCGTGCAGCGCATCAAGGAGCGGTCCGACGACGCCGAGCTCCTGGTGGCCGCCCCCGCTCCGGGGGACTCGCTGCCAGACCTGGACGCGCCCCCGACCGCCCCCGCGGCCAACACCCCCTCCCCCACCCCCGCGGACAGCGCGCCCGTGCCCCTGAACCTGCAAATGACAGCCGCGGAGATGCGCGCCCACCTCGCCAACAAAAAAAAGTTCGACCCCAAAAAAGTGCCAATGGATTTAAAGGACAAATTCGACCTCGTGAAAAAGCTGTGA